In the Euphorbia lathyris chromosome 5, ddEupLath1.1, whole genome shotgun sequence genome, one interval contains:
- the LOC136230411 gene encoding protein MAINTENANCE OF MERISTEMS-like has product MERCGGDRIPETQAIAWTWLMLGSTLFVDKSGDRIRPSCLLEVQDSAAGAVGLSWGSAALAYLYRHLGIATRGDCGQMTGCMTLLQSWIYEYFPCFRPHREAVTVDPDLPRASLWPSISMEKSDERLRAFRARLDVLTADEVMWMPYGPDAITETPRTLYSGWIRYRDVIEPYMPGRCLRQLGHVQTIPRPILQPSKAVRPWTSLKYRVEVPAVMVQGIWDSFPQSSVLILSVFTPAHTPSDCEDQYMHWYTRHSHPRLLPEIVAPGPAVYTRSNSEIWVSRLSGWGETVLDHMSHLDEDAAIVYRQSLEEIMDAWHLAK; this is encoded by the exons ATGGAGCGATGTGGAGGTGATCGGATTCCTGAGACCCAGGCTATAGCTTGGACGTGGCTGATgctcggttccaccttgttcgtagacaagagtggtgaccgcatccgaccttcttgtctgttagaggtgcaggactcggcggctggagccgttggactttcttggggatcagctgcactagcatatctataccgtcatcttggtattgctaccagaggagattgcgggcagatgacgggttgtatgacattgctccagtcctggatttacgagtattttccttgcttcaggccacatcgagaggcagttacagttgacccggatcttcctagggcttcgttgtggccatctatatcgatggagaagagcgatgagcggttgagagcatttcgtgcccggcttgatgtgttgacagcagatgag gtcatgtggatgccgtatggcCCTGATGCCATTACTGAGACCCCGAGGACTCTATATTCTGGATGGATACGGTATcgggatgtgatcgagccgtacatGCCGGGGCGATGCCTTCGACAGCTTGGACATGTGCAGACCATTCCTAGACCGATATTGCAGCCTTCTAAGGCTGTTCGCCCGTGGACCAGTTTGAAGTATCGTGTAGAGGTGCCAGCTGTGATGGTGCAGGGTATTTGGGACTCTTTTCCCCAGTCGTCCGTCCTTATACTGTCTGTATTCACTCCAGCACATACTCCATCAGATTGTGAGGATCAGTACATGCATTGGTACACCCGTCACTCACACCCTCGTCTACTTCCGGAGATTGTTGCACCCGGACCGGCTGTTTATACTCGCTCGAACAGTGagatt TGGGTTAGTCGATTATCTGGCTGGGGTGAAACTGTGCTGGATCACATGAGTCATCTGGACGAGGATGCTGCGATTGTATATAGGCAGTCGTTAGAGGAGATTATGGAtgcttggcatttggccaagtga